The stretch of DNA GGCGGCTGCAAACTGTCAGGCTGATCTGTCTTGTTGAATATTCGGTGCCTCTCCCTGATAAATGTTCCGCCCCCTACGCGGACCTGGGTGCCCTCAGGTCGGCCATTGGGCCAAGGCCCTGTCGGCTTTGAGAAGTGAGGAAAATCCACTCAtagtactttaaaaaaaaaaaaacttacaaaaaatgtACTTATCCACGTGTTAGCtattgttatattaaaaattatgaaattaatcACACAAGCTTAccataaaatgataattaaacttATAAGACCCCCGTAAACTCATACATTCTCttatcataaaacaaaaagtaaCTTGGgtagaaaagagaagaagaagaagaatgaaaatattatagataaattattttagaattaaatcaatatgaTAATACTActtcatgaaaattttattctatttgaattctaaatttttatatacattCCTCCCCAAAAACTCAAGACAAGTAGCTTACCCACACCAAACTCACCCTTCCTTATTTGGCTTCTCTCTTCCTCTGCCCTTCCTAGTTTCTCCACAACCCGTAGTACTCTCCTCCCCTCtatctctattttctttttgtttttcttctccattttaCTAAGACTAGATTTGCCAATACATTTTGCCACCCTCGCCATTGAAAGCATTGCCCCACCTTCGTCTGCCCATAATTACTATTAGTCCCAGCACCTAACACGTGGCATGACTCCATATGCCCTTCCTAGATTAGATCTCAATCTCCTTTTGATGCTGGACACTTCTAACcaatgttaagatataaattaaataataaaatctttctatttttaatagCTTAAAAAAGGGCGCTctcactcataaaaaaaaaaaaaaaaatcctaggcaaactctctttctctttctctttcccgTAAAAACCCTCCAGATCTGAGTTTCGCAGGAGGTGGAGGAGAgtttcctcttccttctccctctcatTCCCTCATTTCTCTATCTACCCACTTTGTCTATCAAGGTAGttatcttttattaattttgttttgtttccttcAAGGTCGAAAAAGACAGTTCTACAGTTTTCCGTCAACTTTCAAAAGACACACACATCACAACAAGACTCTCTGGCCGCAAATCGTTCGGAGGATAATGGCGGTTTTACGAAAATCATCGCGCGTGGTCCTCACGTGCCATTCCTTCCGGCAGTTTTTCTCGCCACATGCGTCAAATCATTGGAATCTCCACCATTAGATCTTTTAGATTTAACTTTTGTagctgaaaagagacaagcataGTGTCTTCACGCGCCATCATAGATTCTGAAGACTACTAGAGTTGATCCAAATtgtaattcatcattttttgcATCTATCTCACTACTTTTCTTATTGTTtagtaagaaataaaaaaaggttcGTCTTTTGGgcgtttgtctgtagagattGACACCTCTCTTTCTATGAAGGGTGATGTTAAGCTTTGTTTAGGCAAAGTGTTATCTCTTGGACGTTTGTCCATAAAGAGTATCGGCAATAATGAAGACTAGACTAGTCATGAAAAGAAGTTATGTACTGGTAGAGTTTTAAATACATTAATTGGCTTATGAGGTAATGATTGATATGTGTATATCCTTATATGTATTAGGTCATGGATGTAAGGTTCTCTAATTAATGAATGATGacatttttccttaaaaaaaaaaaaaattaagcaaaagagaaaatgtagcttttattatttaatttgcattttAAAAGAGAGGCTCTTAAACATGTTATGATATTTTCgtatgtttttcaaattttctttgaGTTAAGGGACTTTTAGCTTGAGACCAGCGTCCAATCGCCACCCACCATCACAGCCATGCCCTACCTAAAATCTCTTGATATCCATCTCTGCCTCCCCAACAAAGCAACTTCACATTTTGACTGGTAGCCCATGTGTCCCACACGCCATTGTATCCCTGATGTCTTTTTTAACCAAAAGCTAGATATTTCTTTTAGAAGTTCAcaccacatattatatataattttttatttttattttcttaacaaaTGTGTGACacatgaataatgaataaaaaaatttaattaatttaaaaagaataaaaaataaaaataaataaataaatatgatatattatacaCCGAGATAATGAATAGCAAAACTATTATTTAAGAATACGAGATAAGATATCATTAACAACCCATTCTAATATGGATAATTATGGTGTGCACCCTAATATTGATGGACTCTCCTTCAAACCACAAAACTGTCGGCCAAGAAATTATTGGACCAAATTCTTTAAATTCTATTTGctagtttgttttttattttttgcattgtAATGTTTTTTGAGATGTTTGCTGTCCTCACCcctcttattatattttttaattgagttattctactcattatttatacactatatatctattaagagaaaaaaataaaaataaaaaataaaagtgtataatatagagatgataaataattttttttcattaatttaatctgatgtattaaaaaaaaaaacaatatttctcaaaagaaaaattctagacataagCCTCACATCCTAAACACCCatttaaaaaatgtcattttactttattatccatataataaaaatgattctagacatgtttataaataaaatataataaaaaataaaataatatatttttaaatagatgtACAGAATGTGAGGTTTACGAATAGCACGGTTCTTCGAGAAATTAAAAGCAAAATGTATTTGATCATTTTGACCAGGGGCTTCTTGGTAATTGACATCAAAGTAAGTGAGCTCCACGTATGTGGCTCCTCCTCTTTTCTGATTGTGTTTTCCTGGAACAGAGACCACGCTGCTCTTTGTATCTCGCTCTGTCTCACTCCAGTCTCCGGTCAGTCTTCTAGTATGAATCTCCGTAATCCTTTCGGTTTTCTGTACGATTTACCAGCACAACATCTTCATCGAATCATTTTTATAAAGGTTGCATTTTATATCTCTTTAGAGGACAATACACTAACATGCTTAAAGCTCTTTGATCAGTATTGTTCTTGATCATATATATCCGTGtacttccttttgtttttgtctatttttttcttatattggCTTTGATCTATAATTCCCTTGGCttgatttaaaactttctggATTTTAATTATCTCTAACGACCAGAAAAATtagaagagaaaaagtaaagaacGTCGATGGATAATGGGTCGATGGATTCTGGGTCTCATGGTCATGAAGGATCTGCAGCATCTTCTTCAAATTTATCGGCTTTAGCCCCACCTTTTACGGTTGTGACAAAACCCATTGTAAGCCCGCTTGGGGATTGGACTGAATTCTCTTATGGTGTTCCCTTGAGTTCTTCTCTGCACAATTGGCTCCCTTCCGACTATCCTGATTCTGGACTTGGTTTATATTCAAACCACGCTACAGAATACGATCCGATGCTTTCATCGGATGCATATGGTTACGGTGCCTCTCATGATATTCATTCACCCTATACCCACTCGTCTTCAGTGAACCCTATCGCCTCGGTTTCGGTCGATGGCGTGGCAACTAGTACTGTTGAAGCCCAGCTATATTATCCCTCATATATCCCGCTCCCAATTGAAGACCATGATCCTATGGTGTTTCCAGATGAAACTAGTTATGATTTGTCATCGAGTTCCCATGTTGTCACCTTGGATGGGTCCTCCTCCAAGAACGATCATACTCAATGTGGTTGCCACCTTGAAGGGGGTTTCTGCTCAAAGGAGTTGACTGTATCTGGTTCGTCCTCCGTTTTCATGAATGATGCGAACCTAGGTATCTCTACCTtaccttaaaataaatatgattgtttGTTTCATTATTTGGTTATTGTGCTTTTGAATGCTACAATTTTCCAATCTATCAGTCTTATTATTATGGTTGAATGTCGTCAGTCAATTTGTTCTCATCGAGATTTTTGTTATGAAGTCTGGATTCATTTTTATACAGTTTCAAGATGTTACTGAATAaatctttcatatttttgggGTATGTGACTGTTCTCCTGGTCTCCACTTGGATCGAATCTTTTACTTGGATGCTAGTTTTAGCCTCTTTATCTTTATTAACTAATTTTCTACTTAACTTTAAGATTTGTTTTCTAAAACCTGCGGACAACACATGCTTCTGTGACATCCCTAATTTGGTGAACACCATGATAGAAAACCAACTCTCACTCAACACCCACAATTTTTCTAACATGCTTTGTCAATATTTCCCATTAAACCATTAGCGCAATAAGGGGATTATGATGTAGGGCATTTGGAAGGACTTTTGTCAATGTTTTTGTCATTTTCGGAATTTTTAAGTTTATGAGTCTCTTCTTGATCTTAGGTTAATTTAGGGATTCCGTGGTTAATTTAGAATACTTTTGTGGTAGGCTATTAATTTggatatgttttggaatattATTACTTCgttattgagttgagttgagattcaaagatgagttgaaatggttttagatgagttgaataaaatattgatagaatattatttttaatattattattgttttgggatttgaaaaaattgaattgtttattatattttgtgtgggaatttgagaaaattgtaatgataagatgagatgagctgAAGTGAGTTTCCAattcaaacaaggccttaattaagtgtatcaaataatatttctttgagattttttgtttctaaattcttttttttttttttttttttgataagtgatttttttttctaaattctgaTGGAGTCCAAAGCTTTTCTTGTGGAAAGGTGTACTTAATGGTTAGTGCTGTAGTCATCCTTCTTCGGCTATCATGCTGTGTCAGCTTAGGTGCACAAACATTTGACttcctattttattttgggtCTTGAGCTTGATATATTTCCCAATTTTGTTAAGGAGCACTTCATTTCAAGGATACGGGAAAAAAAGGTCAGAAAGAACATGGGGGTGGGAAGGGTTAGTCAATTCGTCTGTAGAAGGTTAGACTGAGAAAGAGATTATGATAGATTGGTTTAATGATCGAAGTATTTTCTTGCTatccttttgtttgttttttaacttGATCTTTGCGTCATCCTGTTTTATCAGTTAGTATGTCTTAGAATGGACTTTCCTTATCCTTTTGTTTAAATGTACCGGCCTCACTCATACTCACTCATGATTATCTTGCTGTTCTGTGTAGATATGTTATTACCATTTGTATGTTGTTTGTTACGGAAACTTTAGCCTTGGGattgttagaaaaagaaaggaaaacaaaaagatacGCAATGAGTACATTGTTATAAGGGTCATCTGATTTTTctcattaaatttttatgattatttacCATGCACAGGAGCTCAAGCCTCCAAAGGTTCATACACATGTGAAGAAGGTTCCAATATCATTGATATGTTGGATCAGGAAAAGCACAGTGGATGTTCAAATATGGAATGGCCTAGCAATAAATCCTTCCCAGTCAACAATCTGCCAACCATGCCCATTGATTATTCAAAAACATCTACCATAGGTGCCCCTTCGCTACTTCTAGAAAACCCACCTAAAAAACCCTCCTTTGAAGAAGTCACAAAGATGTACGAACGTCAAGTGCCATGCATTGCTTCATATGAGAAACACACTAGGCATTGTAATGCTAGTATGAGCGGCAGTGCATACTTCTACAGGTCTGCACCGGATGTCGACACCAGCATGTCTGCACCAAATACAGGTGCCCCTTCGCTACTTCTAGAAAAGCCTCATAAAAAGTACTCCTTTGAAGAAATCACACAGATGTACGAACGTCAAGTGCCATGCATTGCTTCACATGAGAAACACATTAGGCATTGTAATGCTAGTATGAGTGGCAGTGCATCATGCGTGACATCTTCTCCTTCACTTGTCATTAGACCTCCAGATGTCGACACCAGCATGTCTGCACCAAATACAGGTCCACTTGAGGATATGAATTTTGGGACCGATATGACTGATCCAAATGTTTGTGGTAATAGTCCCTCCTACGTAAATGAGTCCTTTCCCTTGTTAGGCTCTAAAAACAAAGTTCGGTTTGATACAAGCCAACTCAGAATGCACCTAGACACAAATGATTCTATTAGTATGGAatcattatcattaaaaaatgaagagctttcaaagaagaaagaaatttcTGAGGATGCCTTGGATCAAGTCTTTAAACCAAAATCTGGATTTCAAATATCTCGTACAAGTTCAGATGGCTTCAATTTGACACTTGATCCTATTGAGAATTCTTCTGAGAGCTTAGATTATTATAACCCTGTTGTGGACTCACCATGCTGGAAAGGAGCTCCAGTTATTTGTTTTCCTCAATTTGAAGCTTCTGAAGCCATCGGTTCTCAATATATGAGAAAAATAGAATCATGTAGTAGTTCTGATTGTCAGGTGCCTAAGGTCTTCCCTCTTGCCATTGATGATGCagtaaaattctcatctcaaaatCCAAATGAGAAGACAATGTATGTGGGAAGAGGCCTAGCGCCTGCTCCAAAGGGGCCTTCAGATGCTAACTCATTATTCAGAGATCCCAGATCTGATGGTTCTTTAAATGCAAATGATGGATCCTTTCTTTCAAAATCATGCTACGACTACACAGTTCAACATACTGATAGCATTTGTGAACCATGGGAAGACCATGCCTTGCCCAGCATGTCCACAGTTGGTTCAGACTTAACACTTTCCCTCACCAGGCAGCAAAATTTTGAATCAAGCAAAATGATTCCTGAAAAGCACTCATCAGAGACTTGTGTTGAAGATCCTGGATCTAGTATCAGTGATGCTACAAGTTCACTTGATGTGTCTTTCTATTCCTCTGGATATGGCCTGTCTTCATCATCTTCAGCAGAAGATTCTTCTGCTAAGCTTACCGAACTGCATGAGCCAGATTCAACCCCAAAAATAGATGTCCAGATGCTGATTAATATAATGCGTAACATGTCTGACTTGCTTCTATTTTACTCTTCAAATGATTCACTTGAACTGAAGGATGGAGACTGTGAGGTCCTTAAGGATGTCATCTTTAATCTCCATCGATGTATATTAAAGGACGGTGAACAAATGACTGCAACACGAGAATCAATATTTCCGCAGCAAGGCACAAGTCAATATCTTGAAGATTTACCAAAGCTTCCGAAGGTATGCTATTTTCTTCTGTTTTGTCTCAATATAGACTTGGTTCTCTACTAGGTAAGAAACAAGTTACCTTTCTAATAAATGGTAGATATTGTAAATCCATTGGATTGCTTCTCTTTTTTTCACTGATTAAAGTTAACCACATGAATGACACAATTATGAAGTAAATGGCAAGCTTTTGTACAGGccattatatgaaaaaagatgGCCTTTCTCATATCTGAGCACTATTTTACAGCACAAAAAGCTCTATAATGCAGGCTTCTTAAAGATTCTCTTAAACCCCAGATATTTGAGCCACTTGTATCTTCGTTAGAGAGCAGGTTTATCCACTTGAGAAAGTTTTGACTTTTCAGCAAGCTGCACAGCATaatgattttttcttgaaatgagACAGATGCCTGGATGTGTAGAGTGCAGCTCCCTGTTTGTTCTAGCTAGCTGactgaaaggaaaaatatgaaaCCGTTCATTATAATATTCCATTCAACAATTTAagctttattatttttgtatttggataatgaatataaaaacaatgtttctttttttaacattgAAGTCTTATTTTTAGGTTGTGAGTTATCTACAAGTCTGAAACTTCCATTAAAGATTgaatttgttgattttttttatctgttttccTGCTTCTAAGATTTGGTCCCCGgtgtttaaagaaaaaaaaacctgtgctaggatatttttgtaatcatATTATGCTGGACTTCAGGAAGTGAATGTAGACAGGCCTAGAGTGACAAAAGAAGCAGCTGTTATCACTCGGGATCAGCTTGAGCATAAGGGTCTTCACGAGGAAAAGCATCATAATATTGGTTCTGGTAATAAAATGGAGATGATATCAGATTTTGTTTCTGTGAAGGGTGGTGCCAACATGGTGGAAAAAGATAACATGACGCAGGttctttttctgtttgttttttttatacaacCATAATAACTGATGATCATTATTCTCCCAATGAAGAATGCAAAAGGAAGGGgaacaaaaaggaaataaaacctTAGTTCTTCGCTGTGGATTATGTTTTGCAGGCTATTATGAAGGTTCTCAGTGAGAATTGTGATCATGAGGAAGAAATGCAGCCAAATGGCTTCTTGTATAAAACTTTGTGGCTAGAAGCAGAAGCTGAATTATGTTCCATCAACTATAAGGCTCGCTATAATCGTATGAGGATTGAGATGGAGAAATCTGAGTTGCACGAGGCAAAAGGTactaattttatctaaaactgaTAGTTCCTTTGTTATTGCTTAACCTAATATTCTTGTGCTTCATATGTGGCAGTAAATACCCTGGATGTGGAGAAAAGACTAAGATCCAAGGCTTACTGTGATTTAAACGCGGTTGACAAATTAATACCTAAGGCCAAGGTTGGCCCTTACTCTGGTATTTCCATCCAGGATACCCCTTCCATGCAGCATGTTATGGCTAGATATGGTATTCTAAAACACCGGATTGACCACTCAAATTCCGCTACTACTTTAGAGGAAGCATCAAGCTCAAAAGCGTATCCTGAGTTGAACAAGGTTGACCAATTGACACCTGAAACAGCTCAAGCAAAGTGTCCAGCCCATGATATGTCCATCCAGACTTCTCCTATCATCAGCCCAACCTGCCATGCAAATGATGTTATGGCTAGATTTAATATTCTAAAAGGCCAAGGTGGCTGCATAAATCCTATCAAAGCTACAAATGTAGAGGAACCACCGACCTCAAGTGTTTCTCCTCTTTTGAATGAGGTTAAGAAAGACACCCTGATCCCAGATATTTCCATCCAGAATTCTCCCATTTCAACCAGAAGCCCCAACACAGATGACGTTGAGGATTTCATCATGACCAGATTCCATATCCTTAAGTGCAGGGATGACAACTCGAGATCCATGGATGTGAAAAGGCAAGAAACGACAGAGGTGTTTCATCTTGGGTTTTCAGGTGAGAAAAACCACCAGCCAATTAGTAGTGAGAGGTCAGAGGATGGAAGTGTGGATGTAAAATTGGGACCAGTCTTGCAGCATTGCACTGCCAACAGTCCTGAAGACAAGTTAACAGTGAAGGAGTTTCATCTTCGTGAGGTTGATCCAACGGTCCAATCTCGCCACTCCAACAGGCTTGGGGATCCACTTGCCGCAGGTTGGTATGATAGCAGTTCATCAGATTGGGAACATGTAACGGAGGAGGAGCTTATGGGTTAGACCTGTTAAGCTCAAGTTGGACCTTAATGTTCCTTTGGTAAAGGGTTTCATATTTTCTGAAAGAAAGCCATGCAGTTTCTTTGTAATATAACATGGGACTTACTTTCACAACAGTATATATGACTGCTCTTTGAACTTAGCCTTTAAACATAATCTGGATTTTTAGAAcctgtgttttgttttttcccttttatctcTTTTGGCTATTAATCTTGCAAGTTGCATTGCTTTCTATTTGAATGCCCACCCCCATGAATCTTTACCTCTTCCAGATCCTTTCTTTTAGGttcaagatttttttgtttttgtttgggttttttattgtttgacatttgtttttgtaggtattaagtttttaattatataaaattatatttattattagtcATATATGTTTGTGGACACGTGTTGACATCCAATGGTACTGATATGGTTAATAGGTTGGCGTGGCGTAAATTTGACGGAGTGATTAAATTAATAGCACAAGGAGTAAGAGTCAAAATTAAAGTAAGAGGGTTGATCTGTGTTCCAAAACTCAACATATATGACAAAGCAAAGCTCTTTAATTCCCATGATTTTCCTCCTATGTGTCTACTGATAGATAACATTTGAATAGTAGATTACATGATCTATCGTAGTTCTCACTTCTTCTGcatagttgaaaaaaaaaaataataaagtaaatttcttctattataaagtaaatttcaTGCCTCACATTAAAAGatattagtttgtaaatttatttttataatttttttataattaataattaataattattcgAAGATCCTctacaaactttaaaaaatcttaataaatattttaactacaaaaagattctattaaaattaatttacaaattgatataatttgatgtggtacgataaattataaaattatttttattataaaataaatctaacgtattatataaaatcgtgtcaatttataaatttaattttataaaatcttttttataactGTAGTATTTTCTCCCAAAACTTCTGGACAGACAATGGAGCAATCAAAGGCCAATGCAATACCCATCTTAGTGTGCATTAAATT from Juglans microcarpa x Juglans regia isolate MS1-56 chromosome 3S, Jm3101_v1.0, whole genome shotgun sequence encodes:
- the LOC121256918 gene encoding uncharacterized protein LOC121256918, with the translated sequence MDNGSMDSGSHGHEGSAASSSNLSALAPPFTVVTKPIVSPLGDWTEFSYGVPLSSSLHNWLPSDYPDSGLGLYSNHATEYDPMLSSDAYGYGASHDIHSPYTHSSSVNPIASVSVDGVATSTVEAQLYYPSYIPLPIEDHDPMVFPDETSYDLSSSSHVVTLDGSSSKNDHTQCGCHLEGGFCSKELTVSGSSSVFMNDANLGAQASKGSYTCEEGSNIIDMLDQEKHSGCSNMEWPSNKSFPVNNLPTMPIDYSKTSTIGAPSLLLENPPKKPSFEEVTKMYERQVPCIASYEKHTRHCNASMSGSAYFYRSAPDVDTSMSAPNTGAPSLLLEKPHKKYSFEEITQMYERQVPCIASHEKHIRHCNASMSGSASCVTSSPSLVIRPPDVDTSMSAPNTGPLEDMNFGTDMTDPNVCGNSPSYVNESFPLLGSKNKVRFDTSQLRMHLDTNDSISMESLSLKNEELSKKKEISEDALDQVFKPKSGFQISRTSSDGFNLTLDPIENSSESLDYYNPVVDSPCWKGAPVICFPQFEASEAIGSQYMRKIESCSSSDCQVPKVFPLAIDDAVKFSSQNPNEKTMYVGRGLAPAPKGPSDANSLFRDPRSDGSLNANDGSFLSKSCYDYTVQHTDSICEPWEDHALPSMSTVGSDLTLSLTRQQNFESSKMIPEKHSSETCVEDPGSSISDATSSLDVSFYSSGYGLSSSSSAEDSSAKLTELHEPDSTPKIDVQMLINIMRNMSDLLLFYSSNDSLELKDGDCEVLKDVIFNLHRCILKDGEQMTATRESIFPQQGTSQYLEDLPKLPKEVNVDRPRVTKEAAVITRDQLEHKGLHEEKHHNIGSGNKMEMISDFVSVKGGANMVEKDNMTQAIMKVLSENCDHEEEMQPNGFLYKTLWLEAEAELCSINYKARYNRMRIEMEKSELHEAKVNTLDVEKRLRSKAYCDLNAVDKLIPKAKVGPYSGISIQDTPSMQHVMARYGILKHRIDHSNSATTLEEASSSKAYPELNKVDQLTPETAQAKCPAHDMSIQTSPIISPTCHANDVMARFNILKGQGGCINPIKATNVEEPPTSSVSPLLNEVKKDTLIPDISIQNSPISTRSPNTDDVEDFIMTRFHILKCRDDNSRSMDVKRQETTEVFHLGFSGEKNHQPISSERSEDGSVDVKLGPVLQHCTANSPEDKLTVKEFHLREVDPTVQSRHSNRLGDPLAAGWYDSSSSDWEHVTEEELMG